The Pseudomonas sp. FP2309 genome has a window encoding:
- a CDS encoding DUF3565 domain-containing protein encodes METALLAAIVMGRDLLHKNEERTSLNKDLPESERNPDRRGRSTVTIVGFHQDADKHWVAELSCGHTQHLRHQPPWQSRAWVLDPAQRQEKIGQPFNCGWCTQARE; translated from the coding sequence ATGGAGACAGCCTTGTTAGCGGCGATCGTCATGGGGCGAGACCTTTTGCATAAGAATGAAGAACGGACAAGTCTAAACAAGGATTTGCCCGAAAGCGAACGGAACCCGGACAGACGGGGCCGATCAACGGTCACGATCGTCGGTTTTCATCAGGATGCAGATAAGCACTGGGTGGCCGAGCTGTCCTGTGGCCATACCCAGCACTTGCGCCACCAGCCGCCGTGGCAGTCTCGCGCCTGGGTGCTCGACCCCGCACAACGCCAGGAAAAAATAGGCCAGCCCTTTAACTGCGGCTGGTGTACGCAAGCGCGTGAATAG
- the rpsT gene encoding 30S ribosomal protein S20 produces MANTPSAKKRAKQAEKRRSHNASLRSMVRTYIKNVVKAIDTKDAEKAQAAYVLAVPVIDRMADKGIIHKNKAARHKSRLNGHIKALSVAAAA; encoded by the coding sequence GTGGCCAACACACCTTCCGCCAAAAAACGTGCAAAACAGGCTGAGAAGCGTCGCAGCCACAACGCCAGCCTGCGTTCCATGGTTCGTACCTACATCAAGAATGTAGTAAAAGCCATCGACACCAAAGACGCTGAAAAAGCTCAAGCAGCTTACGTTCTGGCTGTGCCAGTTATCGACCGTATGGCCGATAAAGGCATCATCCACAAGAACAAGGCCGCTCGTCATAAGAGCCGCCTGAATGGCCACATCAAGGCTCTGAGCGTTGCTGCTGCAGCCTAA
- a CDS encoding acyltransferase translates to MLAFLPAAVRGVIASLLLALNTILLCSFLFIVALFKALPFAKRFSEWLMNHTHEAWVTNNKGWMNLVQRTRWHLKGLEGLDYQHSYLVTSNHQSWVDIMVLQYVLNRRIRPLKFFLKQELIWVPVIGLAWWALGFPFMKRYTKAYLEKHPEKKGKDLETTRKTCAKFRDNPVGIFNFAEGTRFTPGKHAQQKSPFRYLLKPKAGGIAFVLDAMGEQLKSLVNVTIHYPAGRPGYWDLLCGKVKDVVVQFEEVQIPAEFIGKNYEQDGEYRLAFQGWINRLWEDKDALLDSLHTQYPGSR, encoded by the coding sequence ATGCTGGCTTTTCTACCTGCCGCCGTGCGCGGCGTGATCGCGTCGTTGCTGTTGGCGCTGAACACGATCCTGCTGTGCTCGTTCCTGTTTATTGTCGCGTTGTTTAAAGCGTTGCCGTTTGCCAAGCGCTTCAGCGAATGGCTGATGAACCACACCCACGAAGCCTGGGTCACCAACAACAAGGGCTGGATGAACCTGGTGCAACGCACGCGCTGGCACCTCAAGGGGCTTGAGGGCCTGGACTATCAGCACTCGTACCTGGTGACCAGCAACCACCAGAGCTGGGTCGACATCATGGTATTGCAATACGTGCTCAATCGGCGCATCCGCCCGCTGAAGTTTTTTCTCAAGCAGGAACTGATCTGGGTCCCGGTGATTGGCCTGGCGTGGTGGGCGCTGGGCTTTCCGTTCATGAAGCGCTACACCAAGGCCTACCTGGAGAAACACCCCGAGAAGAAAGGCAAAGACCTGGAAACCACGCGCAAGACCTGTGCGAAGTTTCGCGACAACCCGGTGGGCATTTTCAACTTTGCCGAAGGCACGCGGTTCACCCCTGGCAAGCATGCGCAGCAGAAATCGCCCTTTCGCTACCTGCTTAAGCCCAAGGCCGGTGGAATCGCGTTTGTGCTGGATGCCATGGGCGAGCAACTGAAGTCACTGGTCAACGTGACCATCCACTACCCTGCCGGGCGCCCAGGTTATTGGGATTTGCTGTGCGGCAAGGTGAAAGACGTGGTGGTGCAGTTTGAAGAAGTGCAGATCCCGGCCGAGTTCATTGGCAAAAATTATGAGCAGGATGGGGAATATCGGCTGGCGTTCCAGGGGTGGATTAACCGGCTGTGGGAAGACAAGGATGCGTTGCTGGACAGCCTGCACACGCAATACCCCGGCAGTCGCTGA
- a CDS encoding peptidylprolyl isomerase, which translates to MTIAANKAVSIDYTLTNDAGEVIDSSAGGAPLVYLQGAGNIIPGLEKALEGKVVGDELTVAVEPEDAYGEYSAELVSTLSRSMFEGVDELEVGMQFHASAPDGQMQIVTIRDLDGDDVTVDGNHPLAGQRLNFQVKIVAIRDASQEEVAHGHVHGEGGHHH; encoded by the coding sequence ATGACGATCGCCGCTAACAAGGCTGTCTCCATCGACTATACCCTGACCAACGACGCTGGTGAGGTCATCGACAGCTCCGCCGGCGGCGCGCCGCTGGTCTACCTGCAAGGCGCAGGCAATATCATCCCAGGCCTGGAAAAGGCCCTGGAAGGCAAAGTGGTTGGTGATGAACTGACTGTTGCCGTAGAACCTGAAGATGCCTACGGCGAATACTCTGCTGAACTGGTCAGCACTTTGAGCCGCAGCATGTTCGAAGGCGTCGACGAGCTGGAAGTGGGTATGCAGTTCCACGCTTCCGCGCCGGACGGCCAAATGCAGATCGTCACCATCCGTGATCTGGACGGCGACGACGTGACTGTCGACGGCAACCACCCTCTGGCAGGTCAGCGCCTGAACTTCCAGGTTAAGATCGTTGCCATTCGCGACGCTTCCCAGGAAGAAGTGGCTCACGGCCACGTCCACGGTGAAGGTGGTCATCACCATTGA
- the murJ gene encoding murein biosynthesis integral membrane protein MurJ has translation MNLLKSLAAVSSITMISRVLGFVRDTLLARIFGASMATDAFFIAFKLPNLLRRIFAEGAFSQAFVPILAEYKTQQGEEATRTFIAYVSGLLTLVLMLVTLIGMLAAPWVIWATAPGFANTPEKFALTTDLLRVTFPYILLISLSSLAGAILNTWNRFSVPAFVPTLLNVSMIIFALFLTPYFDPPVMALGWAVLAGGLAQLLYQLPHLKKIGMLVLPRLNLKDTGVWRVMRNMLPAILGVSVSQISLIINTAFASLLVSGSVSWMYYADRLMELPSGVLGVALGTILLPTLARTYASKDRQEYSRILDWGLRLCFVLVLPCALALGILAEPLTVSLFQYGQFDAHDALMTQHALVAYSVGLLGIIVIKVLAPGFYAQQNIRTPVKIAIFTLIVTQLLNLVFIGPLAHAGLALAISAGACINAGLLFYQLRKQQMYQPQPGWGLFALKLLVAVGMMLAVLLGLMHLMPAWDEGHMLERFMRLGVLVVAGVVVYFGMLLLQGFRLRDFNRKSLG, from the coding sequence ATGAATCTGCTCAAATCGTTGGCCGCCGTCAGCTCTATCACAATGATCTCGCGGGTTTTGGGGTTCGTGCGTGACACCCTGCTGGCGCGCATTTTTGGCGCCAGCATGGCCACGGATGCCTTCTTTATCGCGTTTAAATTGCCCAATCTGCTGCGGCGCATCTTTGCCGAGGGGGCATTTTCCCAGGCGTTCGTGCCGATTCTGGCCGAGTACAAGACCCAGCAGGGAGAGGAGGCGACCCGCACCTTCATTGCCTACGTGTCGGGCCTGCTGACCCTGGTATTGATGCTGGTGACCCTCATCGGCATGCTCGCCGCACCGTGGGTGATCTGGGCCACGGCCCCGGGCTTTGCCAATACACCGGAAAAGTTTGCGCTGACCACCGATCTGTTGCGGGTGACCTTTCCTTATATATTGCTGATTTCCCTGTCCTCCCTGGCCGGGGCGATTCTCAATACCTGGAACCGTTTTTCGGTGCCGGCGTTCGTGCCGACCCTGCTGAACGTCAGCATGATTATCTTTGCGCTGTTCCTCACGCCGTACTTCGATCCACCGGTGATGGCCCTGGGCTGGGCCGTGTTGGCCGGTGGCCTGGCGCAACTGCTTTACCAACTGCCACACCTGAAAAAGATCGGCATGCTGGTGCTGCCGCGCCTGAACCTCAAGGATACCGGCGTCTGGCGGGTCATGCGCAACATGCTGCCGGCGATCCTGGGTGTGTCGGTGAGCCAAATCTCCCTGATCATCAACACCGCGTTTGCCTCGCTGCTGGTGTCGGGCTCGGTGTCGTGGATGTACTACGCCGATCGACTGATGGAGTTGCCTTCGGGCGTGCTCGGCGTGGCCCTCGGCACCATTTTGCTGCCGACCCTGGCGCGCACCTACGCGAGCAAGGACCGCCAGGAATATTCGCGCATCCTCGATTGGGGCCTGCGCCTGTGCTTCGTTCTGGTGTTGCCGTGTGCCCTGGCCCTGGGGATCCTGGCCGAACCGCTGACGGTGTCGCTGTTCCAGTACGGGCAGTTCGACGCCCATGATGCATTGATGACGCAGCACGCGCTGGTCGCCTATTCCGTCGGACTGCTCGGGATCATCGTGATCAAAGTGCTGGCGCCAGGTTTTTACGCGCAGCAGAACATCCGCACGCCGGTCAAAATCGCGATTTTCACCCTGATCGTCACGCAACTGCTCAACCTGGTGTTCATCGGTCCGCTGGCCCACGCCGGTCTGGCCTTGGCGATCAGTGCCGGCGCGTGTATCAACGCGGGTCTGCTGTTTTATCAGTTGCGCAAGCAGCAGATGTACCAGCCGCAGCCGGGCTGGGGCCTGTTTGCCCTGAAACTGCTGGTGGCGGTGGGCATGATGTTGGCCGTGTTGCTCGGCCTGATGCACCTGATGCCCGCCTGGGACGAGGGCCACATGCTGGAGCGCTTCATGCGTCTGGGCGTACTGGTCGTCGCCGGCGTGGTGGTGTACTTCGGGATGTTGCTGCTTCAGGGGTTCCGCCTGCGGGACTTCAATCGCAAGTCGCTGGGTTAG
- the cysN gene encoding sulfate adenylyltransferase subunit CysN, with product MSHQSDLISEDILAYLGQHERKEMLRFLTCGNVDDGKSTLIGRLLHDSKMIYEDHLEAITRDSKKSGTTGDDIDLALLVDGLQAEREQGITIDVAYRYFSTAKRKFIIADTPGHEQYTRNMATGASTCDLAIILIDARYGVQTQTRRHSYIASLLGIKHIVIAINKMDINGFDQSVFEAIKADYLKFADGIAFKPSTMAFVPMSALKGDNVVNKSERSPWYTGQSLMEILETVEIANDRNYTDLRFPVQYVNRPNLNFRGFAGTLASGIVHKGDEVVVLPSGKSSRVKSIVTFDGELEHAGPGQAVTLTMEDEIDISRGDLLVHADNVPQVTDAFDAMLVWMAEEPMLPGKKYDIKRATSYVPGSITSIVHRVDVNTLAEGPASALQLNEIGRVKVSLDAAIALDGYDSNRTTGAFIVIDRLTNGTVAAGMIIAPPVTHGGAAQHGKLAHVATEERALRFGQQPATVLFSGLSGAGKSTLAYAVERKLFDMGRAVFVLDGQNLRHDLNKGLPQDRAGRTENWRRAAHVARQFNEAGLLTLAAFVAPDAEGREQAKALIGSDRLLTVYVQASPLVCAERDPQGLYAAGGDNIPGESFPYDVPLTADLVLDTQALSLDECVKQVLELLRVSGKI from the coding sequence ATGTCGCATCAATCTGATTTGATCAGCGAGGACATCCTCGCCTACCTGGGCCAGCACGAGCGCAAAGAGATGCTGCGCTTCCTGACCTGCGGCAACGTCGACGATGGCAAGAGCACCCTGATCGGGCGCCTGCTGCACGACTCCAAGATGATCTACGAAGATCACCTGGAAGCCATCACCCGCGATTCGAAGAAGTCCGGCACCACCGGTGACGACATCGACCTGGCCTTGCTGGTCGACGGCCTGCAGGCCGAGCGTGAGCAGGGCATCACCATCGATGTTGCCTACCGCTACTTCTCTACCGCCAAGCGCAAGTTCATCATCGCCGACACCCCCGGCCATGAGCAGTACACCCGCAACATGGCCACCGGTGCCTCCACCTGTGACCTGGCAATCATCCTGATCGACGCGCGCTACGGCGTGCAGACCCAGACCCGTCGCCACAGCTATATCGCCTCGTTGCTGGGCATCAAACACATCGTGATTGCCATCAACAAGATGGACATCAATGGCTTCGACCAAAGCGTTTTCGAGGCGATCAAGGCCGACTACCTGAAGTTCGCCGACGGTATCGCATTCAAGCCGAGCACCATGGCGTTCGTGCCGATGTCGGCGCTCAAGGGCGACAACGTGGTGAACAAGAGCGAACGTTCGCCTTGGTACACCGGGCAGTCGCTGATGGAGATCCTCGAGACCGTCGAAATCGCCAACGACCGCAACTACACCGACCTGCGTTTCCCGGTGCAGTACGTCAACCGCCCGAACCTGAACTTCCGTGGTTTCGCCGGCACCCTGGCCAGCGGCATCGTGCATAAGGGCGACGAAGTTGTGGTGCTGCCGTCGGGCAAGAGCAGCCGGGTCAAATCCATCGTCACCTTCGACGGTGAACTGGAGCACGCCGGTCCAGGTCAGGCCGTGACCTTGACCATGGAAGACGAGATCGACATCTCCCGCGGTGACCTGTTGGTGCATGCCGACAATGTGCCGCAAGTGACCGATGCGTTCGACGCCATGCTGGTGTGGATGGCCGAAGAACCGATGCTGCCGGGCAAGAAATACGACATCAAGCGCGCCACCAGCTACGTGCCGGGTTCCATCACCAGCATCGTGCACCGGGTCGACGTGAACACCCTGGCCGAAGGCCCGGCGAGTGCGTTGCAACTGAACGAGATCGGCCGCGTCAAGGTCAGCCTCGACGCCGCCATCGCGCTGGACGGTTACGACAGCAACCGCACCACCGGTGCGTTTATCGTCATCGACCGTTTGACCAATGGCACCGTTGCCGCCGGTATGATCATCGCACCGCCGGTGACCCACGGCGGCGCGGCGCAGCATGGCAAATTGGCCCATGTGGCGACCGAGGAGCGCGCGCTGCGCTTCGGCCAGCAACCCGCCACCGTGTTGTTCAGCGGCCTGTCGGGCGCCGGCAAGAGCACCCTGGCCTATGCGGTCGAGCGCAAGCTGTTTGACATGGGCCGTGCCGTGTTCGTACTCGATGGCCAGAACCTGCGTCACGACCTGAACAAGGGACTGCCGCAGGACCGTGCCGGACGTACCGAGAACTGGCGTCGTGCCGCTCACGTGGCGCGCCAGTTCAACGAAGCCGGCCTGCTGACGCTGGCGGCGTTCGTCGCCCCGGATGCCGAAGGCCGTGAACAGGCCAAGGCGCTGATTGGCAGCGACCGTCTGCTGACCGTGTACGTGCAAGCGTCGCCGCTGGTGTGTGCCGAACGTGACCCGCAAGGCTTGTATGCGGCCGGCGGGGATAACATTCCTGGCGAGTCCTTCCCGTACGACGTGCCGTTGACTGCCGATCTGGTGCTCGACACCCAGGCCCTGTCGCTGGACGAATGCGTCAAGCAAGTGCTGGAACTGTTGCGGGTCAGCGGCAAGATTTAA
- the ribF gene encoding bifunctional riboflavin kinase/FAD synthetase: MQLVRGLHNLRPEHRGCVATIGNFDGVHRGHQAILARLRERAVELSVPSCVVIFEPQPREYFTPETAPARLARLRDKLQLLAEEGVDRVLCLAFNQHLQSLSAAEFVDRILVDGLGVQHLEVGDDFRFGCDRVGDFEFLQRAGVTQGFTVEAAQTVELDGLRVSSTQVRNALAAADFACAERLLGRPFRIAGRVLHGQKLARQLGTPTANVQLKRRRVPLTGVYLVSVDIDGQSWPGVANIGVRPTVAGDGKAHLEVHLLDFAGDLYDRRLTVVFHQKLREEQRFASLEALKTAINADVAAARALAAPSAHR; encoded by the coding sequence ATGCAGCTGGTTCGAGGTCTCCACAACCTGCGCCCCGAGCATCGGGGCTGCGTCGCCACTATTGGCAACTTTGACGGTGTTCACCGTGGTCACCAGGCTATTCTGGCCCGGCTGCGCGAGCGTGCGGTCGAGTTGAGCGTACCTAGCTGCGTGGTGATTTTTGAGCCGCAGCCGCGGGAATATTTCACCCCGGAAACGGCGCCGGCCCGTCTGGCCCGCCTGCGCGACAAGCTGCAACTGCTGGCTGAAGAAGGTGTAGACCGCGTGCTCTGCCTGGCTTTCAACCAGCACCTGCAAAGCCTCAGCGCCGCCGAGTTCGTCGACCGTATCCTGGTCGATGGCCTGGGCGTACAACATTTGGAGGTCGGTGACGACTTCCGTTTTGGCTGCGACCGGGTTGGGGATTTCGAATTCCTGCAACGCGCCGGTGTCACCCAGGGGTTTACCGTCGAAGCCGCGCAAACCGTTGAACTGGACGGTCTGCGCGTGAGCAGTACCCAGGTGCGTAACGCCCTGGCCGCTGCCGACTTTGCCTGTGCCGAGCGCTTGCTCGGCCGCCCGTTCCGCATTGCCGGGCGGGTATTGCACGGCCAGAAGCTGGCGCGCCAATTGGGCACGCCAACCGCCAACGTGCAACTCAAGCGCCGTCGTGTGCCGCTGACCGGGGTTTACCTGGTGAGCGTCGACATCGACGGCCAGTCGTGGCCGGGAGTCGCCAACATAGGCGTCAGGCCAACGGTTGCAGGTGATGGCAAGGCCCACCTGGAAGTTCACCTTTTGGATTTTGCCGGTGATTTATATGACCGGCGTTTGACGGTGGTTTTCCACCAGAAGCTGCGTGAAGAGCAGCGTTTCGCCTCCCTTGAGGCGTTGAAAACGGCGATCAATGCGGATGTCGCCGCCGCCCGTGCACTAGCCGCACCTAGCGCCCATCGCTAA
- the pta gene encoding phosphate acetyltransferase: MQTFFIAPTDFGVGLTSISLGLVRTLERAGLKVGFFKPIAQPHPGDTGPERSTELVARTHGLKPPQPLGLAHVERMLGDGQLDELLEEIITLYQQAAVGKDVLIVEGMVPTRNASYAARVNLHLAKSLDAEVILVSAPENEVLTELSGRVELQAQLFGGPKDPKVLGVILNKVRTEESMEAFSARLKEHSPLLRSGDFRLLGCIPYQPELNAPRTRDVADLMGAQILNAGDYETRRMTKIIICARTMRNTVELLKPGVLVVTPGDRDDIILAVSLAAINGVPLAGLLLTSDTLPDPRIMDLCRGAFQAGLPVLSVSTGSYETANLLNNLNKEIPIDDRERAEIITDFVASHLDARWLHQRCGTPREMRLSPAVFRYQLIQRAQAANKRIVLPEGSEPLTVQAAAICQARGIARCVLLAKPADVEAVARAQGIELPEGLEILDPDLIRQRYVEPMVALRKSKSLNAPMAEQQLEDTVVIATMMLALDEVDGLVSGVIHSTANTIRPALQLIKTAPGCTLVSSVFFMLFPEQVLVYGDCVMNPHPSAAELAEIALQSADSAAAFGIIPRVAMISYSSGDSASGEEVEKVREATLLAHEQQSSLLIDGPLQYDAAANENVARQLAPNSQVAGKATVFVFPDLNTGNTTHKAVQRSADCVSLGPMLQGLRKPVNDLPRGAQVDDIVYTIALTAIQAANRPMDI, encoded by the coding sequence ATGCAGACTTTTTTTATCGCGCCCACCGATTTTGGTGTGGGTCTGACCTCCATCAGCCTTGGGCTGGTGCGTACCCTTGAGCGGGCCGGACTGAAAGTCGGTTTTTTCAAGCCGATTGCCCAGCCACACCCGGGCGATACCGGCCCCGAACGCTCCACCGAACTGGTGGCACGCACCCACGGCCTGAAACCTCCACAGCCCCTGGGCCTGGCCCACGTTGAGCGGATGCTCGGCGACGGCCAGCTCGATGAACTGCTCGAAGAAATCATCACGCTGTACCAGCAGGCGGCCGTCGGCAAGGACGTGCTGATCGTCGAAGGCATGGTGCCCACCCGCAACGCCAGCTACGCGGCACGGGTCAACCTGCACCTGGCAAAGAGCCTGGATGCGGAAGTGATTTTGGTCTCGGCGCCGGAAAACGAAGTGCTCACCGAACTCTCCGGCCGTGTGGAATTGCAGGCCCAACTGTTCGGCGGTCCAAAAGACCCGAAAGTACTCGGCGTGATCCTCAACAAGGTGCGCACCGAAGAAAGCATGGAAGCGTTCTCCGCACGCCTTAAAGAGCATTCGCCCCTGCTGCGCAGTGGTGATTTCCGCCTGCTTGGCTGCATTCCTTATCAACCGGAACTCAACGCACCGCGCACCCGCGACGTGGCCGACCTGATGGGCGCGCAGATCCTCAATGCCGGTGACTACGAAACCCGGCGCATGACCAAAATCATCATCTGTGCCCGCACCATGCGCAATACCGTGGAGCTGCTCAAGCCCGGCGTGCTGGTGGTAACCCCCGGCGACCGCGACGACATCATCCTCGCCGTCAGCCTCGCCGCGATCAACGGCGTGCCCCTGGCCGGCCTGCTGCTGACCAGCGACACCCTGCCCGACCCGCGCATCATGGACCTGTGCCGCGGCGCGTTCCAAGCGGGCTTGCCGGTGCTGTCGGTGAGCACCGGCTCGTACGAGACCGCCAATCTGCTCAACAACCTGAACAAGGAAATCCCCATCGATGACCGCGAGCGTGCCGAGATCATCACCGATTTCGTCGCCAGCCACCTCGATGCGCGCTGGCTGCACCAGCGTTGCGGCACGCCACGGGAAATGCGTCTGTCGCCGGCGGTCTTCCGCTACCAATTGATCCAACGTGCCCAGGCCGCCAACAAGCGCATCGTGCTGCCCGAAGGCAGCGAGCCGTTGACCGTGCAAGCCGCCGCCATTTGCCAGGCCCGTGGCATCGCACGCTGCGTGTTGTTGGCCAAGCCTGCAGATGTGGAAGCGGTCGCTCGCGCCCAGGGCATTGAATTGCCCGAAGGACTGGAGATTCTCGACCCGGACCTGATCCGCCAGCGCTATGTCGAGCCAATGGTCGCGCTGCGCAAGAGCAAGAGCCTCAACGCGCCGATGGCCGAGCAGCAACTGGAAGACACCGTGGTGATCGCCACCATGATGCTCGCGCTGGATGAGGTCGATGGACTGGTGTCCGGGGTTATCCACTCCACCGCCAATACCATCCGCCCTGCCCTGCAACTGATCAAGACCGCGCCGGGCTGCACCCTGGTGTCGTCGGTGTTCTTCATGCTGTTCCCCGAGCAGGTGCTGGTATACGGCGACTGCGTGATGAACCCGCACCCGAGCGCGGCGGAGCTGGCAGAAATCGCCCTGCAAAGCGCCGACTCGGCAGCGGCGTTCGGCATCATCCCGCGCGTGGCGATGATCAGCTATTCCAGCGGCGACTCGGCCAGCGGCGAGGAAGTGGAAAAAGTCCGCGAAGCCACGCTGCTGGCCCATGAACAGCAAAGCTCGCTGCTGATCGACGGCCCGCTGCAATACGACGCCGCCGCCAACGAAAACGTCGCGCGGCAGTTGGCGCCCAACAGCCAGGTGGCGGGCAAGGCCACCGTGTTCGTGTTCCCCGACCTGAACACCGGCAACACCACTCACAAAGCCGTGCAACGCAGCGCCGACTGCGTCAGCCTCGGGCCGATGCTCCAGGGCCTGCGTAAACCGGTCAACGACCTGCCGCGTGGCGCCCAGGTGGACGACATCGTGTACACCATCGCGCTGACTGCGATCCAAGCCGCCAACCGACCTATGGATATCTAA